From Styela clava chromosome 6, kaStyClav1.hap1.2, whole genome shotgun sequence, one genomic window encodes:
- the LOC120330951 gene encoding potassium voltage-gated channel subfamily A member 1-like isoform X1 has protein sequence MLEIQYDNGKVLIVQRQKIRVVNINFGIYLTDEILMEFAMAGLDSGVAGSFTTCHHRNHNQRTFPSSHSFLRVDGDVFFPRAESSTEKLLDHAADMDHDCCERIVINVSGLRFETQLQTLDQFPDTLLGDREKRMQFYDPLRNEYFFDRNRPSFDAILYYYQSGGRLRRPVNVPIDVFTEEIKFYQLGQTALEKYKADEGYIKEKEKPLPNTEPQRSIWLLFEYPESSTAARCVAIMSVSVILLSIISFCLETLPTLNPNRQTSNSTSGIKSSSNSDIISPTLAAILSSDSITSTEPTTPTRSLFDNPFWVIETICICWFSLEVTVRFLCCPNKCNFFKDMMNIIDLVAIAPYFITLGTDLSKGEGEDTSNKGMSLAILRVIRLVRVFRIFKLSRHSKGLQILAQTLKASMRELGLLIFFLFIGVILFSSAVYFAEADSNQGTDFTSIPEAFWWAVVTMTTVGYGDMRPKTVGGKFVGSLCAIAGVLCIALPVPVIVSNFNYFYHRESDGEEQSQYSHVTTCPYLPFTRKKSVVSSDAGSPIHGSQASINIGEGATMLMSLTQARQDASSLMSKNLSRESSRENLTPNNKCCDNVALMGHESIKVISNSSPITSSHVETDV, from the exons ATGCTTGAGATACAATacgacaacggtaaagtattgATCGTACAAAGACAGAAAATAAGAGTAGTTAACATAAATTTCGGAATATATTTGACGGATGAAATACTCATGGAGTTTGCAATGGCGGGCTTGGACTCGGGAGTGGCGGGTTCATTTACCACCTGCCACCACAGGAACCATAATCAGAG GACGTTTCCAAGCTCTCATTCGTTTCTGCGAGTAGATGGAGATGTCTTTTTTCCCCGGGCAGAGAGTTCTACAGAAAAGTTACTGGATCACGCAGCag ATATGGATCACGACTGCTGCGAACGAATCGTCATAAACGTCTCCGGACTTCGATTTGAGACACAATTGCAAACTTTAGACCAATTTCCAGATACTTTGTTGGGAGACAGGGAAAAAAGGATGCAATTTTATGACCCACtgagaaatgaatattttttcgacCGAAATAGGCCTTCATTCGAcgctattttatattattatcag AGCGGTGGAAGATTACGACGTCCTGTAAATGTTCCCATTGACGTATTTAcggaagaaataaaattttatcaactCGGACAAACAGCTCTGGAAAAATATAAAGCGGATGAAGGCTACATTAAAGAGAAAGAGAAGCCACTGCCTAATACGGAACCACAAAGAAGCATATGGCTGTTGTTCGA GTATCCCGAAAGCTCCACTGCTGCACGATGCGTCGCCATTATGTCGGTTTCTGTTATTCTACTTTCTATTATATCTTTTTGCCTGGAAACACTACCGACCCTGAACCCAAATCGCCAAACAAGTAACAGCACCAGTGGAATCAAATCTTCGTCAAATTCTGACATCATATCGCCAACCCTTGCCGCTATATTATCATCAGATAGCATAACATCCACAGAGCCGACAACTCCAACGCGTAGTCTGTTCGACAATCCTTTCTGGGTTATTGAGACTATCTGCATCTGCTGGTTCAGTTTAGAAGTTACCGTACGCTTCCTATGCTGTCCCAACAAGTGCAATTTCTTCAAAGATATGATGAACATAATAGACCTTGTGGCGATAGCGCCTTATTTCATTACTCTTGGAACGGATTTATCGAAAGGAGAGGGAGAGGATACATCAAATAAAGGAATGTCACTTGCAATACTTCGTGTTATAAGGCTTGTAAGAGTATTTCGCATCTTTAAGCTTTCACGCCACTCGAAAGGATTACAAATTTTGGCTCAAACTTTAAAAGCATCAATGCGAGAGCTCGGTCTGCTAATATTTTTCCTGTTCATTGGAGTTatattgttttcgtcagcagtGTATTTTGCCGAAGCCGATTCGAATCAAGGAACCGATTTCACGTCGATTCCAGAGGCGTTTTGGTGGGCAGTTGTCACAATGACTACG GTGGGATATGGTGACATGCGTCCGAAAACAGTTGGCGGCAAATTCGTCGGATCATTGTGCGCTATCGCCGGCGTGCTTTGCATTGCTCTACCCGTTCCTGTTATCGTTTCAAACTTTAATTACTTTTATCATCGTGAATCAGATGGAGAAGAACAGTCGCAGTATAGTCACGTCACTACGTGTCCATATCTACCATTTACACGCAAAAAGAGCGTCGTGTCATCTGATGCAGGTTCTCCTATCCACGGCAGTCAAGCATCTATCAATATCGGAGAGGGCGCCACGATGTTGATGTCATTGACTCAAGCACGCCAAGATGCGTCCAGCTTGATGTCAAAAAATTTATCGCGAGAAAGCAGCAGAGAAAATCTAACTCCGAACAATAAATGTTGCGATAATGTAGCTTTGATGGGTCACGAATCCATTAAAGTGATCAGTAATAGTTCGCCTATTACATCTTCGCATGTGGAAACTGACGTGTAA
- the LOC120330951 gene encoding potassium voltage-gated channel subfamily A member 1-like isoform X2, with protein MSIGNCVVASTRCEEGTKRSPNSRLYQGVLDSSLRRRTFPSSHSFLRVDGDVFFPRAESSTEKLLDHAADMDHDCCERIVINVSGLRFETQLQTLDQFPDTLLGDREKRMQFYDPLRNEYFFDRNRPSFDAILYYYQSGGRLRRPVNVPIDVFTEEIKFYQLGQTALEKYKADEGYIKEKEKPLPNTEPQRSIWLLFEYPESSTAARCVAIMSVSVILLSIISFCLETLPTLNPNRQTSNSTSGIKSSSNSDIISPTLAAILSSDSITSTEPTTPTRSLFDNPFWVIETICICWFSLEVTVRFLCCPNKCNFFKDMMNIIDLVAIAPYFITLGTDLSKGEGEDTSNKGMSLAILRVIRLVRVFRIFKLSRHSKGLQILAQTLKASMRELGLLIFFLFIGVILFSSAVYFAEADSNQGTDFTSIPEAFWWAVVTMTTVGYGDMRPKTVGGKFVGSLCAIAGVLCIALPVPVIVSNFNYFYHRESDGEEQSQYSHVTTCPYLPFTRKKSVVSSDAGSPIHGSQASINIGEGATMLMSLTQARQDASSLMSKNLSRESSRENLTPNNKCCDNVALMGHESIKVISNSSPITSSHVETDV; from the exons ATGTCTATTGGAAACTGTGTCGTTGCGTCAACACGTTGTGAGGAAGGAACTAAAAGAAGTCCCAACTCCAGGTTATATCAAGGGGTGTTGGACTCGTCCTTGAGGAGGAG GACGTTTCCAAGCTCTCATTCGTTTCTGCGAGTAGATGGAGATGTCTTTTTTCCCCGGGCAGAGAGTTCTACAGAAAAGTTACTGGATCACGCAGCag ATATGGATCACGACTGCTGCGAACGAATCGTCATAAACGTCTCCGGACTTCGATTTGAGACACAATTGCAAACTTTAGACCAATTTCCAGATACTTTGTTGGGAGACAGGGAAAAAAGGATGCAATTTTATGACCCACtgagaaatgaatattttttcgacCGAAATAGGCCTTCATTCGAcgctattttatattattatcag AGCGGTGGAAGATTACGACGTCCTGTAAATGTTCCCATTGACGTATTTAcggaagaaataaaattttatcaactCGGACAAACAGCTCTGGAAAAATATAAAGCGGATGAAGGCTACATTAAAGAGAAAGAGAAGCCACTGCCTAATACGGAACCACAAAGAAGCATATGGCTGTTGTTCGA GTATCCCGAAAGCTCCACTGCTGCACGATGCGTCGCCATTATGTCGGTTTCTGTTATTCTACTTTCTATTATATCTTTTTGCCTGGAAACACTACCGACCCTGAACCCAAATCGCCAAACAAGTAACAGCACCAGTGGAATCAAATCTTCGTCAAATTCTGACATCATATCGCCAACCCTTGCCGCTATATTATCATCAGATAGCATAACATCCACAGAGCCGACAACTCCAACGCGTAGTCTGTTCGACAATCCTTTCTGGGTTATTGAGACTATCTGCATCTGCTGGTTCAGTTTAGAAGTTACCGTACGCTTCCTATGCTGTCCCAACAAGTGCAATTTCTTCAAAGATATGATGAACATAATAGACCTTGTGGCGATAGCGCCTTATTTCATTACTCTTGGAACGGATTTATCGAAAGGAGAGGGAGAGGATACATCAAATAAAGGAATGTCACTTGCAATACTTCGTGTTATAAGGCTTGTAAGAGTATTTCGCATCTTTAAGCTTTCACGCCACTCGAAAGGATTACAAATTTTGGCTCAAACTTTAAAAGCATCAATGCGAGAGCTCGGTCTGCTAATATTTTTCCTGTTCATTGGAGTTatattgttttcgtcagcagtGTATTTTGCCGAAGCCGATTCGAATCAAGGAACCGATTTCACGTCGATTCCAGAGGCGTTTTGGTGGGCAGTTGTCACAATGACTACG GTGGGATATGGTGACATGCGTCCGAAAACAGTTGGCGGCAAATTCGTCGGATCATTGTGCGCTATCGCCGGCGTGCTTTGCATTGCTCTACCCGTTCCTGTTATCGTTTCAAACTTTAATTACTTTTATCATCGTGAATCAGATGGAGAAGAACAGTCGCAGTATAGTCACGTCACTACGTGTCCATATCTACCATTTACACGCAAAAAGAGCGTCGTGTCATCTGATGCAGGTTCTCCTATCCACGGCAGTCAAGCATCTATCAATATCGGAGAGGGCGCCACGATGTTGATGTCATTGACTCAAGCACGCCAAGATGCGTCCAGCTTGATGTCAAAAAATTTATCGCGAGAAAGCAGCAGAGAAAATCTAACTCCGAACAATAAATGTTGCGATAATGTAGCTTTGATGGGTCACGAATCCATTAAAGTGATCAGTAATAGTTCGCCTATTACATCTTCGCATGTGGAAACTGACGTGTAA
- the LOC120331005 gene encoding uncharacterized protein LOC120331005, translating into MKFLLVLVATVAYATAAPACKGKISDGFCYFIGKMARGGALVEQAESNCEQEGAALGQFRSLKAYSQVHDFLLASAPGTMILTGMSYDQKLNKKVPLLADGEPISYKPKWFEGHPIKENKHGEMVFMANRNDKFNGMMNAQDGSRYSVYLCEKKMEEDL; encoded by the exons ATGAAGTTTTTACTCGTTCTCGTGGCAACCGTTGCGTATGCAACAGCAG ctccTGCCTGCAAAGGAAAAATTTCAGATGGTTTCTGTTATTTCATTGGTAAAATGGCGCGAGGTGGTGCTCTGGTAGAACAGGCTGAAAGCAACTGTGAGCAAGAGGGAGCAGCACTTGGTCAATTCAGAAGCTTGAAGGCATACAGTCAGGTTCACGATTTCCTGCTTGCCAGTGCACCTGGAACAATGATCCTTACAGGAATGTCATACGAT caaAAGTTAAACAAAAAGGTCCCCCTATTGGCGGATGGTGAACCAATTTCCTACAAGCCTAAGTGGTTCGAAGGTCATCCCATCAAAGAAAACAAACACGGAGAAATGGTTTTTATGGCTAACAGAAACGACAAGTTCAATGGAATGATGAATGCTCAAGATGGCAGCCGTTACAGCGTGTACCTGTGCGAAAAAAAAATGGAGGAAGATCTCTAA
- the LOC120330905 gene encoding CD9 antigen-like, with protein sequence MGLSGCMSCLKYLLFAFNFIFWLAGIAILALAIYFRVDSTTQNILTSDEEKRQLFNGVCYVLMAAGGAIMVVGFCGCCGAAQESRMLLTLFAVALFLLLGSEIGAGVYTAFHRQQVSDAVNEGALELWKGSAATNATGIIVDEIERDLDCCGYNNAADYCDLDKISDGGFGDIIIKSLSTTLNCATKALTVLDYCPSLESITIGCRDRIKEVLEKNIDIVVAVAISIGVVELLGLIFSILLCQAIGQDYTSGKLA encoded by the exons ATGGGTTTGAGCGGATGCATGTCTTGTCTGAAGTACCTCCTGTTTGCcttcaatttcatattttgg CTTGCTGGAATTGCAATTCTTGCTCTTGCCATATACTTTCGCGTTGATTCCACGACTCAAAACATCTTGACTTCAGACGAAGAAAAACGCCAGCTGTTCAATGGAGTATGTTATGTTCTCATGGCTGCAGGAGGTGCTATCATGGTTGTTGGATTCTGTGGATGCTGTGGTGCCGCTCAGGAGTCCAGAATGCTTTTAACCCTG TTCGCAGTTGCTCTGTTCTTGTTACTCGGATCCGAGATCGGTGCTGGCGTGTACACCGCCTTCCATAGACAACAG GTATCGGACGCGGTCAACGAAGGTGCATTAGAACTGTGGAAAGGATCTGCTGCTACGAATGCAACGGGAATCATCGTTGATGAGATTGAAAGAGAC TTGGACTGCTGTGGTTACAACAATGCCGCCGATTACTGCGATCTGGACAAAATCTCCGACGGTGGATTTGGTGACATCATCATCAAGTCGCTCTCTACCACCTTGAACTGTGCGACCAAAGCCTTGACTGTTCTGGACTACTGCCCTTCTCTGGAATCG ATCACAATCGGATGTCGCGATCGCATAAAGGAAGTTTTGGAGAAGAATATTGACATTGTTGTAGCTGTTGCAATCAGCATTGGGGTAGTCGAG